The Agromyces atrinae genome window below encodes:
- a CDS encoding extracellular solute-binding protein, translated as MRLPRLAVVALAAALALTGCATGPSTTPKADAGEGASGGGTDLVIYVGRNEDHVRPLVERFEEETGLSVDARYGSTGELATTILQEGDSSPADLFFTQDPAYIGAISEPGLLAPLPADIIDLVPEGISGAEDDWVGVTARRRVLAYDPATTPEAGLPGSVFELTDPAWSGRVGLAPTHSSFVSFVAAMVAIRGEDETLAWLEGIAANDPQIFDGNEEQLRAIAAGDLDVGLVNHYYVHRLLAEDPAFPVKNHSFDAGDPGDVLMPTTIGMLASTVHEEAALDFVRFLLSDESQRHFLDEVGEYPLVNGVGTPEGERPLDPSLISGMNLPVVAGNLDIATDLIARSGLI; from the coding sequence ATGCGCCTTCCCCGCCTCGCCGTCGTCGCCCTCGCCGCCGCGCTCGCCCTCACCGGCTGCGCGACGGGACCCTCCACCACCCCGAAAGCGGATGCCGGTGAGGGTGCGTCGGGCGGCGGAACCGACCTCGTGATCTACGTCGGACGCAACGAAGACCACGTGCGCCCGCTCGTCGAGCGCTTCGAGGAGGAGACGGGTCTCAGCGTCGACGCGCGATACGGCAGCACGGGCGAGCTCGCGACGACGATCCTGCAGGAGGGCGACTCGTCGCCCGCCGACCTGTTCTTCACGCAGGACCCGGCGTACATCGGGGCGATCTCGGAGCCCGGGCTGCTCGCACCGCTGCCCGCCGACATCATCGACCTCGTGCCCGAGGGCATCTCGGGCGCGGAGGACGACTGGGTGGGTGTCACCGCTCGCCGTCGCGTGCTCGCGTACGACCCCGCGACGACCCCCGAGGCGGGTCTACCCGGCTCGGTCTTCGAGCTCACCGACCCCGCGTGGTCGGGACGCGTGGGCCTCGCACCAACGCACAGCTCGTTCGTGTCGTTCGTCGCGGCCATGGTCGCGATCCGGGGCGAGGACGAGACGCTCGCGTGGCTCGAGGGCATCGCCGCGAACGACCCGCAGATCTTCGACGGCAACGAGGAGCAGCTGCGCGCGATCGCCGCGGGCGACCTCGACGTCGGGCTCGTGAACCACTACTACGTGCACCGCCTGCTCGCCGAGGACCCCGCGTTCCCCGTGAAGAACCACTCGTTCGATGCGGGCGACCCGGGCGACGTGCTCATGCCGACGACGATCGGCATGCTCGCCTCGACCGTGCACGAGGAGGCGGCGCTCGACTTCGTCCGATTCCTCCTCTCGGACGAGTCGCAGCGCCACTTCCTCGACGAGGTGGGCGAGTACCCTCTCGTCAACGGCGTCGGCACGCCCGAGGGCGAGCGGCCGCTCGACCCGTCGCTCATCAGCGGCATGAACCTGCCCGTCGTCGCCGGCAACCTCGACATCGCCACCGACCTCATCGCGCGTTCCGGACTGATCTAG
- a CDS encoding ABC transporter ATP-binding protein: MSAALALDARGLVRRFGPVTAVDHADVSVEPGELVALLGPSGCGKSTTLRLIAGLDTDGEGTIDIDGTRVTGGRRPVPPEARGVGLVFQDNVLFPHLSVAGNVGYGIRRGDRAGTVARMIDLLGLARLADRMPHEISGGEQQRTALARTLAASPGLVLLDEPFSHLDANLREQVRGDMLLALERTESSALLVTHDQAEALAVADRVLVMRAGRIHQSGAPREVYRHPADRFVAEFLGRAALVPVRVTGRHTAESALGALALADEPASGPRLAVLRPESLAFVGDGLGVPARVVRVVFQGRDELVHVELDEGTALAVASTDAPRTGARVNVAVRGAVATVADDRMLDPSVADAADDLSTPRSDRM; encoded by the coding sequence ATGAGCGCCGCCCTCGCCCTCGACGCGCGCGGGCTCGTGCGCCGCTTCGGGCCCGTCACCGCCGTCGACCACGCCGACGTCAGCGTCGAGCCGGGCGAACTCGTCGCGCTGCTCGGGCCGTCGGGCTGCGGCAAGTCGACGACGCTGCGCCTCATCGCGGGCCTCGACACCGACGGCGAGGGCACGATCGACATCGACGGCACGCGCGTGACTGGTGGTCGCCGACCGGTGCCGCCCGAGGCGCGCGGCGTCGGTCTCGTGTTCCAGGACAACGTGCTCTTCCCCCACCTCAGCGTCGCGGGCAACGTCGGCTACGGCATCCGTCGGGGAGACCGCGCCGGAACGGTCGCGCGCATGATCGACCTGCTCGGACTCGCGCGCCTCGCCGACCGGATGCCGCACGAGATCTCCGGAGGAGAGCAGCAGCGCACCGCTCTCGCGCGCACTCTCGCCGCGAGCCCCGGTCTCGTGCTGCTCGACGAACCCTTCTCGCACCTCGACGCGAACCTCCGCGAGCAGGTGCGCGGCGACATGCTGCTCGCGCTCGAACGCACCGAGAGCTCGGCGCTGCTCGTCACCCACGACCAGGCCGAGGCGCTCGCCGTCGCCGATCGCGTGCTCGTCATGCGTGCCGGCCGGATTCACCAGTCGGGGGCGCCGCGCGAGGTCTACCGTCATCCCGCCGATCGGTTCGTCGCCGAGTTCCTCGGCCGGGCCGCCCTCGTGCCCGTGCGCGTCACGGGGCGACACACGGCCGAGAGCGCGCTCGGTGCGCTCGCGCTCGCCGACGAGCCCGCCTCGGGGCCGCGTCTCGCGGTGCTCCGACCCGAATCGCTCGCGTTCGTCGGCGACGGTCTCGGCGTGCCGGCGCGCGTCGTGCGGGTCGTGTTCCAAGGCCGCGACGAACTCGTGCACGTCGAACTCGACGAGGGCACGGCGCTCGCCGTCGCCTCGACCGACGCACCCCGCACGGGTGCACGCGTGAACGTCGCGGTGCGCGGCGCCGTCGCGACCGTCGCCGACGACCGTATGCTCGATCCGAGCGTGGCCGACGCGGCGGACGATCTCTCCACCCCTCGATCAGACAGGATGTGA
- a CDS encoding glycosyl hydrolase translates to MSQSTQDLANELGDAVIRWRSVGPARGGRVVAVAGDPTDHSRFWMGACSGGVWMTDDAGQYWRPMSDGFLDTASIGAIAVAESDPNVVWVGTGESFARNNVVPGDGVYRTVDGGRTWQHLGLDATKHIAKVRVHPKDADIAFVAATGDVFGPSAERGVYRTLDGGQSWELVLHVSDKAGAADLSIDPSNPRIIFASIWQMVRHPWNIISGGEDSGLWRSIDGGDTWERVSDHPGFATGLLGRIGVAVSPAKAGRVWALVEAIGDEGGVYRSEDFGLSWEHVSRERSVQGRPWYYSHIIAHPTEPDTVWSMNTWAWRSRDGGRTFQQVQTPHGDNHDLWIDPADPRRMINGNDGGAAVSVNAGMTWSSIYNQATAQFYRFDIDHRFPFDLYATQQDNSGIRAPSRSWKGALRWPDCVELGEAEAGDVALDRSDPRFVMLGGAGFGHPGPLLRFDQVTEQARDVAVWPEYFMGIGASEMKHRFGWTYPIEFSPHEPGVLYVGGERVFRSPDGGITWASISPDLTRNDPTKQLPTGGPISGDSTGAEVYCTIYAFAESPLTPGELWVGTDDGRVHVSRDGGGEWTEVFVPGLPEWATVARIEPSAHRAGTAYLAAHAYRLQDSKPHVYRTDDFGATWTPIVDGLPENEWARSVREDPEQPDLLLLGTERRVWFSVDRGETWASLRGNMPSVPVYDIKVRANELVAGTHGRAFWILDDLAPLREIATLGTSATTLFTPPVAYRYPTPDGFDMPGEGSWVGGFPGVPLGGATFTRKKNPDGTVESVWLDGGKNPPNGLQLVYRLASEAERVTLTVTDDAGDVLRTYASVAPDDRDLGPAEILPTSAGTHAFLWDLRIEPSLTSPRGGAKRDVLFPGPRVAPGRYTVTLDDGTTSVSREVEVLRDPRGIADDADLAEQFALLVRIRDLLQRVADGIGWSESAHAALEALRPKLGDGDLGERVDAAMTEIDAVRRVLTNPDLQNHNDALKMPAGLDQKIVLLPEIVVELSDTRPVPGVYEVLDRFSAEADAALDRLESVRETDIPAIESAVRADTGIPLITA, encoded by the coding sequence ATGAGCCAGAGCACCCAGGACCTCGCGAACGAACTCGGCGACGCCGTCATCCGCTGGCGGAGCGTCGGCCCCGCGCGCGGTGGCCGCGTGGTCGCCGTCGCCGGCGACCCGACCGACCACTCGCGGTTCTGGATGGGTGCGTGCTCGGGCGGCGTGTGGATGACGGATGACGCCGGTCAGTACTGGCGCCCGATGAGCGACGGGTTCCTCGACACGGCCTCGATCGGCGCGATCGCGGTCGCCGAGTCCGACCCGAACGTCGTCTGGGTCGGCACGGGCGAGTCCTTCGCCCGCAACAACGTCGTTCCGGGCGACGGCGTCTACCGCACGGTCGACGGCGGTCGCACGTGGCAGCACCTCGGCCTCGACGCGACGAAGCACATCGCCAAGGTGCGCGTGCACCCGAAGGACGCCGACATCGCCTTCGTCGCGGCGACGGGCGACGTCTTCGGACCGAGCGCCGAGCGCGGCGTGTACCGCACCCTCGACGGCGGTCAGTCGTGGGAGCTCGTGCTGCACGTCTCCGACAAGGCGGGCGCCGCCGACCTCTCGATCGACCCGTCGAACCCGCGCATCATCTTCGCGTCGATCTGGCAGATGGTGCGCCACCCGTGGAACATCATCTCGGGCGGCGAGGACTCGGGCCTCTGGCGTTCGATCGACGGCGGCGACACGTGGGAGCGCGTCTCCGACCACCCCGGATTCGCCACGGGCCTGCTCGGCCGCATCGGCGTCGCCGTGAGCCCCGCGAAGGCCGGCCGCGTGTGGGCGCTCGTCGAGGCCATCGGTGACGAGGGCGGCGTGTACCGCTCGGAGGACTTCGGCCTCTCGTGGGAGCACGTCTCGCGCGAGCGCTCGGTGCAGGGTCGCCCCTGGTACTACAGCCACATCATCGCCCACCCGACCGAGCCCGACACCGTGTGGAGCATGAACACGTGGGCGTGGCGCTCGCGCGACGGCGGGCGCACGTTCCAGCAGGTGCAGACGCCCCACGGCGACAACCACGACCTGTGGATCGACCCCGCCGACCCGCGCCGCATGATCAACGGCAACGACGGCGGCGCCGCGGTGAGCGTCAACGCGGGCATGACGTGGTCGTCGATCTACAACCAGGCGACGGCGCAGTTCTACCGCTTCGACATCGACCACCGCTTCCCCTTCGACCTCTACGCGACCCAGCAGGACAACTCGGGCATCCGCGCCCCCTCCCGCTCGTGGAAGGGTGCCCTGCGCTGGCCCGACTGCGTCGAGCTCGGCGAGGCCGAGGCGGGGGATGTCGCGCTCGACCGCTCCGATCCGCGATTCGTCATGCTCGGCGGGGCGGGTTTCGGCCACCCCGGCCCGCTGCTGCGCTTCGACCAGGTGACGGAGCAGGCGCGCGACGTCGCCGTGTGGCCCGAGTACTTCATGGGCATCGGTGCGAGCGAGATGAAGCACCGCTTCGGCTGGACCTACCCGATCGAGTTCTCGCCCCACGAGCCCGGCGTGCTCTACGTCGGCGGCGAGCGCGTGTTCCGGTCGCCCGATGGCGGCATCACGTGGGCCTCGATCAGCCCCGACCTCACCCGCAACGACCCCACGAAACAGCTGCCGACGGGTGGTCCGATCTCGGGCGACTCGACGGGAGCCGAGGTCTACTGCACCATCTACGCCTTCGCCGAATCGCCGCTCACACCGGGGGAACTGTGGGTCGGAACCGACGACGGGCGCGTGCACGTCTCCCGCGATGGCGGTGGGGAGTGGACCGAGGTGTTCGTGCCCGGCCTGCCCGAGTGGGCGACGGTCGCGCGCATCGAGCCGTCGGCGCACCGCGCCGGCACGGCCTACCTCGCGGCGCACGCCTACCGCCTGCAGGACTCGAAGCCCCACGTCTATCGCACCGACGACTTCGGCGCGACGTGGACCCCGATCGTCGACGGCCTGCCCGAGAACGAGTGGGCGCGGAGCGTGCGGGAAGACCCCGAGCAGCCCGACCTGCTGCTCCTCGGCACCGAGCGTCGCGTGTGGTTCTCGGTCGACCGCGGTGAGACGTGGGCGAGCCTCCGCGGCAACATGCCGTCGGTTCCCGTCTACGACATCAAGGTGCGCGCCAACGAGCTCGTCGCGGGTACGCACGGCCGTGCGTTCTGGATCCTCGACGACCTCGCCCCGCTCCGCGAGATCGCGACCCTCGGCACGAGTGCGACGACCCTTTTCACGCCGCCCGTCGCCTACCGCTACCCGACGCCCGACGGCTTCGACATGCCCGGTGAGGGCTCGTGGGTCGGCGGCTTCCCCGGCGTGCCGCTCGGCGGCGCGACGTTCACACGGAAGAAGAACCCCGACGGCACCGTCGAATCGGTGTGGCTCGACGGCGGGAAGAACCCGCCGAACGGACTGCAGCTCGTCTACCGACTCGCCTCCGAGGCCGAGCGGGTGACGCTCACCGTGACGGATGACGCGGGCGACGTGCTCCGCACCTACGCGTCGGTCGCCCCCGACGACCGCGATCTCGGCCCCGCAGAGATCCTCCCGACGTCGGCCGGCACCCACGCGTTCCTCTGGGACCTCCGCATCGAACCCTCGCTCACGTCGCCGCGCGGCGGAGCGAAGCGCGACGTGCTGTTCCCCGGGCCGCGCGTGGCTCCCGGCCGGTACACGGTGACCCTCGACGACGGCACCACCTCCGTCAGCCGCGAGGTCGAGGTGCTGCGTGACCCGCGCGGCATCGCCGACGACGCCGACCTCGCCGAGCAGTTCGCGCTGCTCGTGCGCATCCGCGACCTGCTGCAGCGCGTCGCCGACGGCATCGGCTGGAGCGAGTCGGCCCATGCCGCGCTCGAGGCGCTGCGACCGAAGCTCGGCGACGGCGACCTCGGCGAGCGCGTCGATGCGGCGATGACCGAGATCGACGCCGTTCGCCGTGTGCTCACGAACCCCGACCTGCAGAACCACAACGACGCGCTCAAGATGCCCGCCGGCCTCGACCAGAAGATCGTGCTGCTGCCCGAGATCGTCGTCGAACTCTCCGACACGCGTCCCGTGCCGGGCGTCTACGAGGTGCTCGACCGGTTCTCGGCCGAGGCCGACGCGGCACTCGATCGCCTCGAGAGTGTGCGCGAGACCGACATCCCCGCCATCGAATCGGCCGTTCGCGCCGACACCGGCATCCCCCTCATCACCGCCTGA
- a CDS encoding Lrp/AsnC family transcriptional regulator — protein MTREVEKPRPVVELDDIDRKLLYLLCEDPRVSQRQLAREVGMSPPAVGERIARLERQELIRGYTTVVDWSALGYPGLVYIPMTLAADADLTEILAELRAIAELTELVVVTGSYDMIARFRIRDHAHLQALLLDRIWPIRGLQRIETFLSLGEVVRERSVQELLEGSGSIEPTADAAAE, from the coding sequence ATGACGCGCGAGGTCGAGAAGCCGCGCCCCGTCGTCGAGCTCGACGACATCGACCGCAAGCTGCTCTACCTGCTGTGCGAAGACCCGCGCGTCTCGCAGCGTCAGCTCGCGCGCGAGGTCGGCATGTCGCCGCCCGCCGTCGGCGAGCGCATCGCGCGCCTCGAGCGTCAGGAACTCATCCGCGGCTACACGACCGTCGTCGACTGGTCGGCGCTCGGATACCCCGGCCTCGTCTACATCCCCATGACGCTCGCGGCCGACGCCGACCTCACCGAGATCCTCGCCGAGCTGCGCGCCATCGCCGAGCTCACCGAACTCGTCGTCGTCACGGGCAGCTACGACATGATCGCGCGCTTCCGCATCCGCGACCACGCGCACCTGCAGGCGCTGCTGCTCGACCGCATCTGGCCGATCCGCGGGCTCCAGCGCATCGAGACGTTCCTCAGCCTCGGCGAGGTCGTGCGCGAGCGCAGCGTGCAGGAGCTCCTCGAGGGCTCCGGCTCCATCGAGCCGACGGCCGACGCCGCCGCGGAGTAG
- a CDS encoding ABC transporter permease gives MTTPGRLVTALAVLLVAALSVPPIVVLVVQAYLGREAQTVTPARLVELLGNTLLLALLVVVASSVIGTATALLTQRTTLPGRRVWAVVVAVPLVLPAYVFAVALSGMIGGGGVVTSWLAPFGIDRLPPATGLWAATACLTIVSVPIVHTLVATALARLDPALDESARLLGDRPARVIRRVVLPQLRGTLALAACVVSLYVISDFGAVSMLRYDTFTRAIYAQFRGRVDLAPAFALCAVLVLVAAALIVGQVVLRGRELAVAARARPPRPVPLGPAGRLAGTVFLGLVVLGSTVLPVATLATWTARGLASGAQPGPVIAEAVNALLFALLAALVTTAIAIPIALAARRRGALARAIEGVPWVTHSLPHLAIGLAILVLSIAGPAFFYQSVTTLTLAYAVVFVPLAVGAILVALRQIDPRLLEVSRSLGHSSASTAVRVVAPLTRRAVLAGAVLVFFAAVHELPVTLLLRPTGSETLAIRVWGAVVEGQYTTASIAALLLVALSVPLLALHERASLRAAVAA, from the coding sequence GTGACGACGCCCGGACGACTCGTCACGGCACTCGCCGTGCTGCTGGTCGCGGCGCTCAGCGTGCCGCCGATCGTCGTCCTCGTCGTGCAGGCGTACCTCGGGCGCGAGGCGCAGACCGTCACGCCCGCGCGGCTCGTCGAACTGCTCGGCAACACCCTCCTGCTCGCGCTGCTCGTCGTCGTGGCCTCCTCGGTCATCGGCACGGCGACGGCCCTGCTGACGCAGCGCACGACGCTGCCCGGGCGGCGCGTGTGGGCCGTGGTCGTCGCCGTGCCGCTCGTGCTGCCCGCGTACGTCTTCGCCGTCGCGCTCTCGGGCATGATCGGCGGCGGCGGGGTCGTGACGTCGTGGCTCGCGCCGTTCGGCATCGACCGGCTGCCGCCCGCCACGGGCCTGTGGGCCGCGACGGCGTGCCTCACGATCGTGAGCGTTCCGATCGTGCACACGCTCGTCGCGACGGCGCTCGCCCGCCTGGATCCCGCCCTCGACGAGAGCGCCCGGCTGCTCGGCGATCGGCCCGCCCGCGTCATCCGGCGCGTCGTGCTCCCGCAGTTGCGCGGTACGCTCGCGCTCGCGGCATGCGTCGTGTCGCTCTACGTGATCTCGGACTTCGGGGCGGTGTCGATGCTGCGGTACGACACCTTCACGCGCGCGATCTACGCGCAGTTCCGCGGCCGGGTCGACCTCGCTCCCGCGTTCGCGCTGTGCGCCGTGCTCGTGCTCGTCGCGGCTGCGCTCATCGTCGGCCAGGTCGTGCTGCGCGGGCGGGAGCTCGCCGTCGCCGCCCGGGCCCGTCCCCCGCGCCCCGTGCCGCTCGGGCCCGCCGGCCGGCTCGCGGGCACGGTCTTCCTCGGTCTCGTCGTGCTCGGCTCGACCGTGCTGCCCGTCGCGACGCTCGCGACATGGACGGCGCGCGGGCTCGCCAGCGGAGCGCAGCCCGGGCCCGTCATCGCCGAGGCCGTCAACGCGTTGCTCTTCGCGTTGCTCGCGGCGCTCGTGACGACCGCGATCGCCATCCCCATCGCGCTCGCCGCCCGGCGGCGCGGTGCACTCGCCCGCGCGATCGAGGGTGTGCCGTGGGTGACGCACTCGCTGCCGCACCTCGCCATCGGCCTCGCGATCCTCGTGCTCTCGATCGCCGGCCCCGCGTTCTTCTACCAATCGGTGACGACCCTGACGCTCGCCTACGCCGTCGTCTTCGTGCCGCTCGCCGTCGGTGCGATCCTCGTCGCGCTGCGTCAGATCGACCCGCGCCTCCTCGAGGTGTCGCGGTCGCTCGGGCATTCGTCGGCGTCGACGGCCGTGCGCGTCGTCGCCCCTCTCACTCGTCGGGCCGTGCTCGCGGGTGCGGTCCTCGTCTTCTTCGCCGCCGTGCACGAACTGCCCGTCACGCTGCTGCTGCGCCCGACCGGCTCCGAGACGCTCGCGATCCGCGTGTGGGGCGCCGTCGTCGAGGGTCAGTACACGACGGCGAGCATCGCGGCGCTGCTGCTCGTCGCGCTCAGCGTTCCGCTCCTCGCGTTGCACGAGCGCGCCTCCCTGCGAGCGGCGGTCGCGGCATGA